The nucleotide sequence TTGTTGCCGCTGGCGGTGACGCTCTCGATCTTCTCCGCGTTCGGCAGGCTGGCCGCCGGACGGGTGCCGATCAGGCCGGTGAACCACTCGGAGCCGGGCATGGCGCGGGCGGCGTCGTGGATGCCGACGAACCCGCCGCCCCCCTTGACGTACGCCTGGAACGCCGCCTCCTGGGCGTCGTTCAGCGTCACCCCGTTCGCGGACAGGAACACCACGCTGCGGTAGCGGTCCAGGTTGTCGGCGGTGAAGACGACCGGGTCGGCCGAGGCGTGCACGTTGAAGCCGTGCTCGTTGCCGAGCTTGCGGATCGCGCTCACCGCCTTGCCGACCGGGTCGTCCTGGGAGTCGGCCGGGCCGTGGAAGACCAGCACGTTCACCGATCCGCCGCTCCAGGCCGGCGCGACGCCGCGGACGCCCGAATCGGGGGCCGCGGCGGCCGGCGCGGCCGGGACGGTCAGCAGGCCGAGCGCGAGTAAGGCGCCCGAGGCCAGCGCGACCGCGCGGCGCAAATGGCGTCTGTGAGCCATTTCTCCTCCTCCAGAGGGGGTTCGAAGAGTCCTAGCGATGGCTGATGGCGGGGATGTCCGGTGCCGGTGTGACCGGGCGCGGTTCACCTGTGGTTCGGGTGTCCGCCGGCCGGTGCGGCAGCGCCCCCGGCGGACGCGGCCGGGGTGTGACCGCCGGCGTGCGGCGGCATCTGCCCGTTCTCGTCGAGCACGTGCAGCGTCGTCGACATGCCCAAGTCGGAGTGGAACTGCATGTGGCAGTGCAGCATCCAGTGCCCCGGCCCGACCGAGTCGCCCGCGACGATCTGCACGCCGAAGCTGTCACCCGGGCCGAGGGTCTTGTTGTCGATGATCGGGATCGAGTCGACGAGCGCCTTGCTGCCCTCGGCCAGCCCGGTCCGGGTGTCCGCCCAGGAGTGCCCGTGCACGTGGAACGTGTGCATGTCGTCGCCGATCCCGACCACGATGAACTCGACCCGCTCGCCGAGCCTGGCCACCAGGCAGGTCGGGCCGGGCACCGGGTTCACCGGGTCGCAGGTGTCCGCCTCCGCGCTGCGCCGCAGGTTGATGGTCTGCCGGTCGCCGAAGACGGTCACGTAGGTCCGGTCCGGTCGCGGGTCGCCCTGCCGGCGTACCACCAGGCCGCCGAAGAGCCCGGAGCGCAGGCCCTGGGTGCCGTGCGGCCCGCCGACCACGTGGTCGTGGTACCACCAGTAGCCGGCGGTGCCCTGCGAGGTCCCGGTGCGCGGCTTGGCGAACCAGAAGTACGTCCGCGACCCGCCCGGCGGCACGAAGGAGTTGCTGTGCACCGTGCCGTCGGACTGCTGGGTGTACTTGACCCCGTGCACGTGCAGCGAGACCCCGACCGGGTGGGCGGGATCGGTGCGCAGCGCCTCCAGGGTCGCGGCCGGCACCTGGTTGTGCAGGGTGATCGCCAGGCACTCTCCTTCGATCATCTCCATGGTCGGCCCCGGGTAGGAGGCCGTCTGCGGGGTGAGGCCGTAGCCGAGCCGGACCTGGTTGGTCACCGGGTCCCGGGGCAGCTCGACCGCGTACAGGTTCAGCCGGCGGTCCGGGGCGACACAGCCCTGCGGCCGCTCCACCGACCGGGCGGCGGCGGCCGCCTCGACCGGCCGCTGCGCCGGGCCGGCGGTCGGGCGGCCGGTGCTGCCGCCGCCCGACGCGAGCCCGCCCGCGCCGACCAGCGTGGCCAGCATGACGGCCGCCACCAGCAGGGCCCGGCCGGTGCTGGTGCCGAACAGCCGGGCCGGCGGCACGGGCCGGGACTCCGCCCCGCCGTCGGGCGGGGCGAGCACGACCTCGCCGATGTCCTTCGTTTCCTTGTCCAAGGTCCTGTCCAATCGCTCGGCTGGGCGGGGGAGACGGCCTCCGGCGTCACGGGGTCAGCGGGGCGATCCTGACGTTGCGGAAGCTGACCAGGTCGGCGCTGCCGTGGTTCTGCAGGCCGACGTAGCCGGTCGCGTTCTGCCGCCCGGCGCCGCCCGGGTCGTCCGCCCGGGGCGGGTTGAACACGGCGTCGGGGACGTTCACGTACTCGTTGATCAGCTCGCCGTTGCGGAACACCGAGTAGTGCTGGCCGACGACCCGGATCTCGTAGTCGTTCCAGGTGCCCTTCGGGGTGACCGCCGCGCCGGCCAGGTCGACCCGGTCGAAGCCGTACACCGACCCGCTCTTGTACTCGTCGCCGTCGGTCCGGTCGAGGATCTGCAACTCGTGGCCGTACTTGATGGCCACCCACTCGGGCCGGGACTCCTGCGGGTGCTGGTGCACCTGCGGGAAGCGGACCAGGACGCCGCTGTTGGCCCGCCCGTCGCCGGGGGCGTCGTCCCGCCACTGGAGCTTCAGCGAGAAGTCGCCGTAGCTGCGCACCGGGAACCAGAGCATGCCTAGACCGTCGACCGGCCTACTGGTGATTGAGCCGTCGGCGTTGCGCCGGAAGCCACCCGGGCCGACCTGCTCCCAGAGCTTGAAGGAGGCGGCGGTGTGGTCCAGCAGCGGCTGATAGCCCTGCTTCGCCTCGGTCCTGCCGACACCGGACTCCCGGGCCGTGCGGATCAGCGCGTTCTGCTCCTTGAGTAGGATCTTCCCCTGGTGGTGCAGGTGCTCGGCGACGTCCCGGACGTGCTCGGTGAAGGCGGCGTGGTCGGGCCAGGTCCGCTCGTCGAGGATCAGGTCGTTTATCGAGCAGCGGCCCTCGACGACCCGGTTCGGCACGCCGCTGTTCAGGGTGCCGAGCCAGACCGTCGGCCGGGTGTCGGTGACCCGGCAGGACGGGGCCGGCGGACCGCTCGGCACCACGGTGAAGGTGGTCGAGGCGGTTCCGGAGACGTTCCCGGCCCGGTCGGTGGCCCGGTAGCTGACCGTGTGCGCACCGGGGGTGTTCACCGTCAGCGGGCCGGAGTAGACGACGTAGCCCCGGCCGTCGAGGGCGTACTCGACGCGGAGGACCCCGGAGCCGGTGTCGCTGGCGGTCAGCATCAGGGTGGCGCTGCCGACGTACGCCCAGCTCGCGTCCTGCTGCCCGGTGAGCGCGGCGGCCACCGTGGGTGCGGTGGTGTCCGGGTTGCCGGTGGCGGTAACGGTGAACGAGACCGACCCGGGGGTGGAGGTGTTGCCGGCGGCGTCGGTGGCCCGGTACGTGACGGTGTGCGCGCCCGGCTGGTTGACCGTCACCGGGGCGGTGTACTCGGCGTACGGCTGCCCGTCCAGGGAGAACTCGACGAGTTCGACCCCCGACCCGGCGTCGGTGGCGGTCACCGTCACCGTCGCCGCGCCGACGTAGGCACCGTCGCCGTCCCGGTTGCCGGCCACCGTGGCGGCCGCGGTCGGCGCGGTGGTGTCACCCGGCCGCTCGACCACCCGGAAGGTGACCGACTGGGGCGCGGAGGTGTTGCCGGCCTTGTCGGTCGCCCGGTATGCGACGGTGTGCTCGCCGACCGTGTTCACGGTCACCGGCGCCGTGTACGCCGCGTACGCCTGCCCGTCGAGCGAGTACTCGATCCGGTCGACACCGGACTCGGTGTCGGTGGCGTCGACGGTGACCGTGGCGGCACCCAGGTAGCCGCCGTCCTCGTCGCGGTCACCGGTGACGGCGCCGGTCACGGTCGGTGCCGTGGTGTCCGGGCTGGAGGTGTCGGCCACCTCGAACGTCACGGACTGCGGTGTGGAGGTGTTGCCGGCCTTGTCGGTGGCCCGGTAGCTGAGCGTGTGCCGGCCCGGCTGGTGCACC is from Micromonospora sp. WMMD1102 and encodes:
- a CDS encoding family 16 glycoside hydrolase — translated: MPALPVRCGPPRRARLLSGLGPGRPGRPVRMLAAVAVLLAGSGLLTAPAVARPAGDGPTTGSRQAQAQVLTWTAGDSTQAYVSAPTTAVAGPATLVFENSVATGNTTGMQHTLTFDTGNPEYNQDVDVNILADPFDSNQGRWTVDVVLSPGTYRYFCAIPGHGTMNGLLVVSGGGEDTTPPTVTAEVSGAQDEDGAYVGAATVTLAAADTGSGVGRVEYSLDGGPYGTYSAPVTVSAAGEHTVTYRATDVAGNTSTPGSVTFTVAAPNDPDTTAPTVTAAVTGEQDEDGGYVGTATVTLTATDTESGVERVEYSLDGAEYATYTAPVTVSTAGQHTITYRATDQAGNTSPVQSSTFQVVAPSDPDTTAPTVTAAVTGEQDDDGAYVGMATVTLTATDTGSGVDRTEYSLDGGSYAAYGAPVMVHQPGRHTLSYRATDKAGNTSTPQSVTFEVADTSSPDTTAPTVTGAVTGDRDEDGGYLGAATVTVDATDTESGVDRIEYSLDGQAYAAYTAPVTVNTVGEHTVAYRATDKAGNTSAPQSVTFRVVERPGDTTAPTAAATVAGNRDGDGAYVGAATVTVTATDAGSGVELVEFSLDGQPYAEYTAPVTVNQPGAHTVTYRATDAAGNTSTPGSVSFTVTATGNPDTTAPTVAAALTGQQDASWAYVGSATLMLTASDTGSGVLRVEYALDGRGYVVYSGPLTVNTPGAHTVSYRATDRAGNVSGTASTTFTVVPSGPPAPSCRVTDTRPTVWLGTLNSGVPNRVVEGRCSINDLILDERTWPDHAAFTEHVRDVAEHLHHQGKILLKEQNALIRTARESGVGRTEAKQGYQPLLDHTAASFKLWEQVGPGGFRRNADGSITSRPVDGLGMLWFPVRSYGDFSLKLQWRDDAPGDGRANSGVLVRFPQVHQHPQESRPEWVAIKYGHELQILDRTDGDEYKSGSVYGFDRVDLAGAAVTPKGTWNDYEIRVVGQHYSVFRNGELINEYVNVPDAVFNPPRADDPGGAGRQNATGYVGLQNHGSADLVSFRNVRIAPLTP
- a CDS encoding multicopper oxidase domain-containing protein gives rise to the protein MDKETKDIGEVVLAPPDGGAESRPVPPARLFGTSTGRALLVAAVMLATLVGAGGLASGGGSTGRPTAGPAQRPVEAAAAARSVERPQGCVAPDRRLNLYAVELPRDPVTNQVRLGYGLTPQTASYPGPTMEMIEGECLAITLHNQVPAATLEALRTDPAHPVGVSLHVHGVKYTQQSDGTVHSNSFVPPGGSRTYFWFAKPRTGTSQGTAGYWWYHDHVVGGPHGTQGLRSGLFGGLVVRRQGDPRPDRTYVTVFGDRQTINLRRSAEADTCDPVNPVPGPTCLVARLGERVEFIVVGIGDDMHTFHVHGHSWADTRTGLAEGSKALVDSIPIIDNKTLGPGDSFGVQIVAGDSVGPGHWMLHCHMQFHSDLGMSTTLHVLDENGQMPPHAGGHTPAASAGGAAAPAGGHPNHR